In Ursus arctos isolate Adak ecotype North America unplaced genomic scaffold, UrsArc2.0 scaffold_2, whole genome shotgun sequence, the genomic stretch ctcgctggctgtctctctctctctgttaaataaataaaatctttaaaaaaaaaaaaaaaaggaaggtgctGTGACCAccacccaaaataataataataataataataataatgtggtaTTACTAAAAATGGAACATAGATTATGTGACAGTCTTGATTACAACAACATAATTGGTGATTTTGCTGAAATGaaggtaagaaaaacaaattttatggATGCATATAAGTAAACTCAATGTGTATATACTTATTACTAACCCAAATATTTTTGTCCCATCAATTTAGACATGCTCAGTAGTAATTTGCTGTCTGATATCTAACCTAGTTGCATGTGTATATAAATTTaacttttacatgtatttttccaCTATCTCAttacaaagaaatgtttttcaaaataggAGGCTGGAACACATTGCATTTACAAGTTTGTTACCTTGATTTACAACTTCAAATATTTAACTTATGGTGtgtgctccccgcccccccgtaCTCTTGTCCAGACCCCACAGATTATAGAGGTGGCCTTGTTCAGAGGACCCTTTTAGAGATGACTTTGCCTCTTACTAGCTATGTCACCATGagcaaatcactaaattctctgCACCTTGAGTCCGTCATACATGGTTATGTAATAGTAGTATGTTAGTGGTCGGTAGAGTTCTTTTGAAAATCAGCTTCagggatgatggtgatggtgatggtgatgatgatggtgatggtgatgatgatggtgatgatgatggtgatgataatgatggtgatgatgatggtgatgatgatgatggtgatgatgatggtgatgatgatgatggtgatgatgatggtgatgatgatgatggtgatgatgatggtgatgatgatggtgatgatgatggtgatgatgatggtgatgatgatgatggtgatgatgatggtgatgatgatgatggtgatgatgatggtgatgatgatgatggtgatgatgatggtgatgatgatggtgatgatgatgatgatgatggtgatgatgatgatggtgatgatgatggtgatgatgatggtgatgatgatggtgatgatgatggtgatgatgatgatggtgatgatgatggtgatgatgatgatggtgatgatgatggtgatgatgatgatggtgatgatgatggtgatgatgatggtgatgatgatgatgatgatggtgatgatgatggtgatgatgatgatggtgatgatgatggtgatgatgatgatggtgatgatgatgatgatgatggtgatgatgatggtgatgatgatggtgatgatgatgatggtgatgatgatgatgatggtgatgatgatggtgatgatgatgatggtgatgatgatggtgatgatggtgatgatgatggtgatggtgatgatgatggtgatgatgatggtgatgatgatgatggtgatgatgatggtgatgatgatgatggtgatgatgatggtgatgatgatggtgatgatgatgatggtgatgatgatggtgatgatgatggtgatgatgatgatggtgatgatgatggtgatgatgatgatgatgatgatgatggtgatgatgatggtgatgatgatgatggtgatgatgatggtgatgatgatgatggtgatgatgatggtgatgatgatggtgatgatgatggtgatgatgatgacagcaGCAGCAAAAGTAAATGACTAGTGCCTGTTGCATGTGATTTATTAGCTCACTGATCATTGCAGTAACCCTATGAGGTTGTATTATTATCGTCCCCTTTTTATAGACGAgggaactgaagcacagaaaggttaagtaacctgcctaAGTCCTCTCAGCTGATAAATGGTAGTGAtgtgatttgaacccaggcagtccaaCTTGTATTTTGTAAAccataaaatatgtataacatattGTCATTGTTATCTAGTCCAACTTGTATTTTGTAAAccataaaatatgtataacatattGTCATTGTTATCTAGTCTGTTATTCACTCAGATAGTTGTAGCAGCTGAAGCAGCGTCTGCATTATTAGCTTGATGGTAGAATTCATGCCTTCTGACTTCTTCTGTTAAGAGTTAGGGGTTTggaccacaagagactatggactctgggaaacaaactcagggcttcggggcggggggaatgggataggccggtgatgggtagtaaggagggcatgtattgcatggtgctctgggtgttatatgcaagtaatgaatcatggaacgttacatcaaaaactagggatgtactgtatggtgactaacataatataataaaaaattatcattaaaaaaaaagagttagggATTTGGAAATTTATAGTGCCTGAACTTTCCTGCCGGAGTTTCATCGTGTAAATAGAAAATTGAGCGTGAAAACTTTTGCTATTACCactttgtaaaaattattaagaattttgaCTGGAGACCAATATAATCTATGTGTTGGGACAACTGTCAGAAATCATGTAGTTCAGTACAGAAACCTCTTTTAATATGTTCCTTGTACTTCAAGTTATCTCAAGGTCTCCTAATTTGATGTGGTTtgtagaagaaatagaaaaatgataggagatgggggcgcctgggtggcgtagtcgttaagcgtctgccttcgggtcaggccgtgatcccagcgttgtgggatcgagtcccgcatcaggctcctccgctatgagcctgcttcttcctctcctactccccctggctgtgttccctctcttgctggctgtctctctctgtcaaataaataaataaaatcttaaaaaagaaaaaaagaaaagtgataggAGATGAACCAATGACAAAACAAATCGATTACAAATCAGATAAATAGCTTAAAAATTATGAGGGATAGAGATCGGTAGTCCTTTCAAAAAGCCTCAATTACAAAATACAGCATACAGTTTTAAATAATGTGCAGTAATGGATAATGGAAACATTTAAGCACCCCTCAGCCCCTCAATGATTTTAGAAATAGACAAGtaactaatttttaaagtcaGTTCTGACAATTCTGTATCACATTGTATTGTTACAGTAGTAAGCCTAAATATAAATTCATCTTAGTCTGAAAAGGTCTATAGTTTCCATAGACTATTTGCCTATCGAAAGACGAGAACCAAACTGAATAGATCTTTGGATGCTGATGATCATTTGGGCTCATGGACTAGATACGTGATATGTTACCCATTTATCAGTGGGTCTTGGCAGACTGGAAAAAATACTACATAGCATGGACCTTTGGGGTCGCTTATGAAGAATAAATTTGTTAATCTTAAATTCAGGAAGGTTGGGGTCCTCTGTAACCATATCTACATATCAGCCATTGCAAAGTGTAAGTAAAAAGATTGCAACAGGCTTTGAGGTAAATTAACCTGAATTTAGATATTGAAATAAATCTGCCCCTCACCAAGTAATTGTCTTAGGATACCATAACTTTATTCCTTCACTTTATTTAAGAGATGTTTCTTTGAGGAAAACTATTCTGGGATTCATCTGGTGTTTGAaaccagtttttttgtttgtctgttttttgttttgttttgttttttgtttttgtttttgtatttttttttttttttgctggtgttTGAGGAGCTCAGGAAAATTGGTTACTATCAGCCACATTCCTCCTTTGATCACAACTGCTTTGAACAATGTCACCGTCATTGCAGTAAATGTCCAGCATCCCAACACGCCTACAGGAGCCATCGGGCTATGTCAGGGCTGGTGTTCTCATTAAAGCAAATCAGGAACATTCCTTCACAACAGTGTCCACAGACTGGGCTCTGATGGGAGGCTGATGGGTGTGAAATGAAAAAAGGGTTTATATTCAAACAAACTTGGGAAATTCTGCCTAAGACAACCAGATGTGTGTATTTTTCTATGCCTCAGGATTTCTCAGAGCATTTAGTACGTCAGTGTGCACTGTGATCTTTGCAAGGGATTATTCAAAATAGCTAGCTGATGAATGTTCTATGGAACACACTTCTGAGGAATGATGCTCGGTGGTAACACTTCACGTTTCATGGCCTCTACCTCCCCACCGAATCCGGTTGTTTGCAAAAATAGGGGGCATAAATAGTAAGGCGGCACCTGAATGAGAAAGGGGGGGAGTGGAAGTCACCAAGTCCTGCTGTCTGTCCGTCATCTTCTGAAATGCAGGGGAATGAATGACTCCCCTGCCCTCAccgctttcttttttcctccaagaaCAAAAAGCAGGGCACTTGGAACAAACAAAACTGCTTGTGCACTGAAGCAGGCACAGTGGCTCTGAGTTGCTCTGAGGCTCATACCTGAATTAAAGGCGAGGCCACATACGAGGAAATAAAACGGTCTGCTCAGAGATCAAATGCAACATTTGTATAGAACCTTATTCAAAATGGATACAAATGCATCAATTCTTCAGAATTATAGGTGAATCAAAGGAAAATTACATCcaaggagagagagcagcagctaGCAGTCTAACCACGTACGGTGCAGAGATGTAACTTTGAAGCTTCTGGCCTAGCGTGCCAAAGAGCCAGATGTGGCGGGTGGAATTATAGCAGCCCCAGCTCAGCATCTGGAGTGTGTAAATCTGTCCCGCAGAAAATTAAGAGGTGCACAAGAAGGTGGTGAGAATGACCAGGTGAAAATATCTTTTCgaaagaaaaatcactttgaagaacatagaacatttgaaaaaatgaaaattatatctaGGCTCAAATTGCTCTGTTTAGCAGTGGTGGTGTGAACGGATCATATATGAGGGTTCTTCAAGCTCCAAAATAGCAAAACCCCcaagatctttttcttttctggcagagggagaaagaggaagaggggagaaggaggggagggagaggcagagagagaaaaagaggaaaaggtcaCATGGTGTCATTGCGCAGATAGGAAGAAAAGGTGATGCTCTGTGACTGAGCTGGTTGTTCCTATTTGGGATCCTGATCCAGTCACTCTGCAGGTGTGGATATATTCCCCAGGCTTCCTTCTACAGATCAGAGAGCTGCGattatttttattaccaaaaCGACAGGCAGTGTATGAAACAGGTGCCGCAGATATGAACGATTTCGTAAAGACAACAAGCCCCACTGCATTACTGCATCACTAATAAGCCTTTATGCAGATCACAGAATCTTCTGGCTTGAAGGGACTTTGGAGATGACTGAGCTGATCCGCTTACACTGTAGGAGTTGCAAGTGAGGAACAGCAAAGAGAGAGACTTGGGTGAGGAAGACTCCGTTGGTGGCAGAGGCGGGGTGGGGGTCAGGGTCCCGACTCCCAGTGcagcgttctctctctctttgttgcaCTTCCTGCCTTGTGTGATGGCCTCAGATGCTTTCTGAGCAGGTCGCTCTCCAACAACACTTCACAATCAGAAGTGATGTGAACATAGGCACCTGGTATCTCCAGTTCCAAGAAGTGGTCCTTTACAGTGGGTGGTGACCGTCTGTGCGGTCCCTTTTGCCAAGAAAGAAAGATGAGCAACGGGATTAAAGCAAAGTGTTGGGGGAGGGTTTGGTTAATTATGAGGTCATGCTCTCTTAGGGACATTCTTCTGGGACGTGCTACTCATCCTCTGGGCATCAGCAATCATGAAATAGATTCTCGGCCTGAAAAATGGGTAACCAACTAACTTGATGACGTACTCTAAGTCATCACCTCCCTTGAATTTagtgaagatgaaaaaaaaaaaaaagggataggACCTCCCGCCTATGAATGACTGTCTCAGCCTATAATCTTACGTGACTCAGTTCTGCTCTCAGAACCCACTGCGATACCCTTAATGCTTTTTTGCAGCCATGATGATCTTTTGATCCTCAACACTGACCGGTGAGGTAGGACAGGTGTGACTGCGCCcatttgcagataaggaaacagagattcTGAGCAGTTCAGTGCCTTGCCCGGCGGCGGGAGCCAGACCCAAGTCACCTGCCTCCCGAATTTGTGCATCGCCCGCCCAGCTGCTGCTCCCAGGACCACTGTGTGATGAAGGGTTTCTATGGAGCAGTGGCATGGTGCTTTCCCCCGCTGTGAACAGGGCTGGGGTAGGAACCTTCGTCCTGCTTCTGGAGACATGTCTCAGGTTAGAGAGATGATAGAAAAGGTGAGCAACAATGGGGTGGCAAATTGGTGGAGGGCTCTTGAAGACAGCTGAGACCGAAACTAGGTGTGACAGGCAGTCAAGACCGCTGTCGGAGTCTTGACAATGTGACGGATGCAGTGACACCCGAGGAAGATGATTCTCTCGGATAACAGCACTAACAGCATCACAATAGCATCAACATCCCTCCCGTGCCTCATCTCTGAGGCTTCCAAATGCTGCCTGTCACCGTGAGAAAGATAAAAAGCCTTCTTTCTCAGTTGGAATCTGGCCAGCTAATCTCAGAGCTCCAGTTCAAGGAGCGGGCCAGATGTGTCCAAGTAAAGAAACACGGCATGTTTGGACAAAGGCTTGTTCAGGTATAAAATATAGCTCTGGGGCAGGTGACAATTCCAACCACATGTGTAGGAAGAGAGGCTTGCAAGCTGCTTAACGTTGGTGTTGCCTTCCTCTGGGAACAATGtgctctccctgctctgcacATCCCAGGAAGCTTGGTGTGAGCTCAGTGCTCCAAGCATCTGGGGACTAGCGCATTTTTATTTGGGATCAGCTTCCATTTCTTAACTCCTAGCTAAGCCTTATTAAGAAGGCAACGTTGGGCTTCCTTGATGTTATCTTATGCAGCCTGTGGTGCTAAGGACAAAGCACTGGGTTTGGAACCAGATAGTCCAAATTCTGTCTGCGTGACCTCTTACGATTCCCCATCTGTAAGATCCTCTAAGCAAAATGTGTATAAGACAGTGAGCGTTCAGTCAGTTCATGTTTTTGGCTGAAGGTGTGCGTAAGAATCAACGTGGGAgtttttttcaaaacattatAAGCTCATCCTTTTCCTGCTCTTCCACAGATATCCTAGTGGTTGGTGTCTGGAGGGAGACTGGGCATCTTCTGTATTGTGAAGATACCCCAGGTAATTTGATGAACAGCTCCAGCTAAGAACCATCACAAAAATATCGCTGCTGTTGCTTTACGGTGTTTATGAACAATGGAGCCTAAGGACTTAGGACCTTACTTGTCTGCCTACAAACAGTTACCGTATAATATCATATGGCTGAGCAATTCATTCAAGCAGATTCTCtacttgaaaatgttttaatatttagtttcctataatcattaaaatttttaaaaatatttcatttctatcCCATTTTGttccaaaaaggatttgagaTGGTTTGTATAAAACAACTTTTCTGCATAAGATGGACTTTCATTCAGACTGACCTTCATATCTAATTAGTTTGAATTAAGgaagtttttccatttttgagtATTACTGTTTCTCCCGAAGTTAGTGTCTCTGAACGTGCTCCCCatcttcttttaatttctctccaAGGACAGATATGGCAGAAATGGTGAATTGTAATGTGTCTGGGGATCGCCttaacagaaaaacagaaacctcCAGATTTCAGAGGCAGTGTCAGATTCTATCAAAAGGATTTGGCTAAGCAGTCAGAGAGTAAGGCAGTGGAAGGCCGCAAACGGGAATACAAATGAGCTCATTATCATGTCAATTTCCCATCATCAATGACTGCTCCATTTTCACAGGTGCCATAGACCCACCAAATGTTCACCTTTTCCTTCTCAGCAGTAGAATGCATTGCCAGTTAAAGCCATTATCCCACAATCTCATTTACCTTCCTTTCCTGAAATATCACTttagaagggaagaagagaaggatttaccatttattgagcatgcAGTATTCTAGGAGTTATTTTAGTTTCAAGCGTTATAAGGAAGTTAAAGAGCCATTTGAGAAGTAATACACGGAATGGACCAAATTAAAGTTACAAAAAGTAACATAAGCACTTAAGCAAGTAAAACCCTCTGTATGCATAAAATTCCAAATAACACTCAGGACTCCGTGGAGTGTTAATTGACTGGCACGCCCATGAATTCCCCCATCTGGCCAGTTCATGCAGGTGTCTTGGACCTATCTATTGCATTTGGTTCTGTGGTCGAGTCATGCAGCATTGGTTACTTTCTAAATAGAGCCTATAAAGTAATTACAAAGAGTGCACAGTCCTTTGACTTACAAGAGCTGGAAGTGCGGTGTGCTCCTCACTGAATTTCGAATTCTCTAGCTCTTGCCGTTGCTAATTCCCTGAGAGGGAGCATCTCCT encodes the following:
- the LOC123001591 gene encoding serine-aspartate repeat-containing protein F-like; translation: MLVVGRVLLKISFRDDGDGDGDDDGDGDDDGDDDGDDNDGDDDGDDDDGDDDGDDDDGDDDGDDDDGDDDGDDDGDDDGDDDGDDDDGDDDGDDDDGDDDGDDDDGDDDGDDDGDDDDDDGDDDDGDDDGDDDGDDDGDDDGDDDDGDDDGDDDDGDDDGDDDDGDDDGDDDGDDDDDDGDDDGDDDDGDDDGDDDDGDDDDDDGDDDGDDDGDDDDGDDDDDGDDDGDDDDGDDDGDDGDDDGDGDDDGDDDGDDDDGDDDGDDDDGDDDGDDDGDDDDGDDDGDDDGDDDDGDDDGDDDDDDDDGDDDGDDDDGDDDGDDDDGDDDGDDDGDDDGDDDDSSSKSK